A genome region from Heliangelus exortis chromosome 12, bHelExo1.hap1, whole genome shotgun sequence includes the following:
- the LOC139801777 gene encoding heat shock transcription factor, Y-linked-like has protein sequence MRSPLHSIGRWHLLPDWQHETTQSRAMASEEDFSPAWTTEMKRELSPKLSPPDTPPAFAPAELEQSADTSSGPSGEGKTELCDAVEQTAKEKQDVQHGGDGHKAKRVPPACKKRAGKASEFSSLSFPQRLWKIVESDQFKSIWWSEGGKCVAINEELFEEEVLERKGPMQVFAMKKMNSFLRKLNLYGFTKTKRNFTRSASLPEFLAEEAAIAAHSKLLYYYNPSFHREYPHLLENVRRRAGIKRRATDVPEMDEEHPSRGHSDVSTHEDHFQVAGTSQPRECSSISTSSHCHTSRAFQSSKKQKFSPSEPLLSDPGWPPVCFSCSFTVCSAHADRGLSFAKALCGQSPTIPHCPTCTCSPNPEPAGEYHWIPEEHIPERARSW, from the exons atgagGTCACCGCTACACAGCATAGGCAGGTGGCATTTGCTTCCTGACTGGCAACACGAGACCACGCAGTCTCGAGCGATGGCGAGTGAGGAAGACTTCAGTCCAGCTTGgacaacagaaatgaaaagggaGCTGTCTCCCAAGCTGTCTCCCCCTGATACACCACCTGCTTTTGCTCCAGCTGAGCTGGAGCAGTCAGCAGACACTTCTTCTGGCCCCTCGGGAGAGGGGAAAACAGAACTCTGTGATGCTGTTGaacaaacagcaaaggaaaagcaggatgtGCAACATGGCGGCGATGGACACAAGGCCAAGCGAGTCCCTCCTGCTTGCAAGAAGAGGGCAGGCAAAGCCAGTGAATTCTCATCCCTCAGCTTTCCACAGCGGCTTTGGAAAATAGTGGAAAGTGACCAGTTTAAGTCCATTTGGTGGAGCGAGGGTGGAAAATGTGTGGCCATCAATGAAGAACTCTTTGaagaggaggtgctggagaggaaaGGACCCATGCAGGTTTTTGCCATGAAGAAGATGAATAGTTTTCTTCGGAAGCTGAATCTCTACGGATTCACTAAAACAAAACGGAATTTCACCAGATCTGCTTCCCTACCTGAATTCCTGGCAGAAGAAGCAGCAATTGCTGCTCACAGCAAG CTACTTTACTACTATAACCCCAGCTTTCACAGAGAGTATCCCCACTTGCTGGAGAATGTCAGGAGAAGAGCTGGCATCAAACGCAGAGCCACGGATGTACCAGAGATGGATGAAGAGCACCCCTCCAGGGGACACTCAGATGTCTCCACCCATGAGGATCATTTCCAAGTTGCAGGCACTTCCCAGCCTAGGGAGTGCTCATCCATCTCTaccagcagccactgccacaCTTCCAGAGCTTTCCAGAGCAGCAAGAAGCAAAAGTTCAGTCCCTCTGAACCTCTTCTTTCTGACCCTGGATGGCCTCCAGTGTGCTTCTCATGCTCCTTCACTGTTTGCAGTGCCCATGCTGATAGAGGCCTCAGCTTTGCCAAAGCACTCTGTGGCCAAAGCCCAACAATCCCCCACTGCCCCACCTGCACCTGCAGCCCCAACCCTGAGCCTGCAGGTGAATACCATTGGATCCCAGAGGAACATATCCCAGAGAGAGCACGGAGTTGGTAA